The following proteins come from a genomic window of Meles meles chromosome 1, mMelMel3.1 paternal haplotype, whole genome shotgun sequence:
- the LOC123944737 gene encoding LOW QUALITY PROTEIN: 60S ribosomal protein L36-like (The sequence of the model RefSeq protein was modified relative to this genomic sequence to represent the inferred CDS: inserted 1 base in 1 codon; substituted 1 base at 1 genomic stop codon) codes for MVQCYPVNLGLSKGHKVTKKMSRPRHSRPCGHLPKHTKFLQDMIQEVCGFTSYECCGMELLRVSKDKRVLXFIKKRXAKRKRGELSNLLGAVRKVAAKKD; via the exons ATGGTTCAGTGCTACCCTGTGAACTTGGGCCTCAGCAAGGGCCACAAGGTGACTAAGAAGATGAGCAGGCCAAGACACAGCCGCCCCTGTGGGCACCTCCCTAAGCACACCAAGTTCCTGCAGGACATGATTCAAGAGGTGTGTGGCTTCACCTCATATGAGTGTTGTGGCATGGAGCTTCTCAGGGTCTCCAAGGACAAGCGTGTCCTCTAGTTCATCAAGAAAA GTgccaagaggaagagaggggagctGAGCAATCTACTGGGAGCCGTGAGGAAAGTAGCAGCCAAAAAAGATTGA